The genomic region GGCCGTCAGCCAATGATAATCATCAAGCACTAAAATCCAATGCTGTTCGATGGTTGCAAGCTGATTCAGCAACAAGAGCAGCAAGGTTTCAGTCGAAGGCAATTCTGGGGCTTGTAAACGTTGAATGATTTCTAAGCCAAATGCAGGCTCAATTGTTTGTAAGGCTGCGACAACATAGGCCAAAAACCGCGCCAGATCATTATCGTTTTGATCAAGCGTCAGCCAAGCGACAGGCTGCTTGCAACTGGCAATCCATTGGCTTACGAGCATTGTTTTGCCAAAGCCAGCCGGAGCCGACACCACCGTTAAACGCCGATCATGCCGCTCTTTCAAGCGTTCGAGCAACTGCGAGCGCACGACACCATTGAAACGCGGAACCGGAATATAGAATTTGGTCGTTAATATTGGCATCACCATGGCCTCAATTATAAAACAAACTGCTCATGTCAGCCTCGCAAACCAGCACGTTTGCTATAATCAAGGACATTATGTTGCAGCTAATCAATGGCTACTAGCTAAATAAACCTAAGAGCATTGCATGGGGTTGAAGGCATTAATCGTGCAGCCAGCCAATAGCCATGGCGAGTTGCTGGCTACCTATGATCGTTCAAGCAAAATCATTTCAATTTACAATCCGCTACCACGCCAATGGGCATAAATGAACAAATATGAAACAGGCTTGTAGTTAACCCAACGTCAACTTGTATGATGCTCACACAATTTTTTAATTGCTTAGGAGCGGATTGATGCAACGGACAAGTGTAGTTGGCTTAAAAATCGTGTTGGTTTTGGTGGGATTAATGTGTTTGTACATTAGTCTCGATTTTGGGTTGGGTGGCTTCGAAACGCTCGGTTGGCAGGGTGCACCGCCCCAAATCGCCGATTCCAACAATCTGCGTTATGCCGTCCACGATAGCCATTTTCGCTTTTTGGCAGGAGTTTTTGGTACACTCAGTGTGAGCATCCTGCTGGCTGTACGCGATTTGGCCAAATATCGCTTGCTATTGCAAACTATTTTTACGGCGTTTATCGTTGGTGGCTTACTGCGTTTCAGTGCCAATAATCTTGATCTGTTGTTCAGTGACGAATTACTGCTAGCGCTGATCGCCGAAATTGGCTTGATGTTGGGGCTGCACTGGTGGCTGCATCAAGCCTTGAAAACACATTAATCGATGCTGCGCGAGGTTCGAACCTGATGGAACACATAACAGCCTCAGGTTGGTATACCTGAGGCCGCAATACCAGTATTGATGTTACACGGGTAGGTTTTTCATCAATCATTCGCCAAAGAAGGCGATTGAAACCTACCCGTGTACGGTGAAGGGCTAGGGAGCGAGAGAATTTAGGCTTGTTGCACCAATTCGACCACCACTGTGCCACTGGCATCAAGCAAACTCAGCTTATCGCCAGCAAGCTTATAGCTGGTTACTTTTTCTAGTGCCTGAAACAAGGTGGTTTCTTGTTGTTGCAATTCGTTTTCAGCACAAGCCATCTTGGTTGACATCAATGGGCCAAGGGTCAATTGCTCGCCAGCAACTTTGGCCTCGCCCGAATAGCCATTACAACCACTATGGCCTGAAGCGCGGCCATCCAATTCAAAGGTTAAGGGCAAGGCTTGCGTACCTTTAATTGGTTGACCATTGATTTGCAAAACATTCCAGCTTGAGCCAGCCAAGCCAGCAGCGCCAGGCTGCGAGACATCAACGGTTGGCACATTGGTCGGTATAGCGGTTGGTGTGGTCGCACCACCACAGCCAGCCAAAACGGCTAAGAGAGCAAATATCGTAAATGTGCGGCGCATTGGGTATCCTCCAAAAAAAGTATCTGTTATAAAGCCAAAACGTTAAAACTCGGCCAAAAGTTCCCTAAGAAATTAATACCGCTGTGCTATAATAGGCCACAGATTCGCCAAAATGTAACCCGC from Herpetosiphon gulosus harbors:
- a CDS encoding DUF4345 domain-containing protein; its protein translation is MQRTSVVGLKIVLVLVGLMCLYISLDFGLGGFETLGWQGAPPQIADSNNLRYAVHDSHFRFLAGVFGTLSVSILLAVRDLAKYRLLLQTIFTAFIVGGLLRFSANNLDLLFSDELLLALIAEIGLMLGLHWWLHQALKTH
- a CDS encoding META domain-containing protein, whose protein sequence is MRRTFTIFALLAVLAGCGGATTPTAIPTNVPTVDVSQPGAAGLAGSSWNVLQINGQPIKGTQALPLTFELDGRASGHSGCNGYSGEAKVAGEQLTLGPLMSTKMACAENELQQQETTLFQALEKVTSYKLAGDKLSLLDASGTVVVELVQQA